A portion of the Pedobacter cryoconitis genome contains these proteins:
- a CDS encoding AraC family transcriptional regulator, translating to MVFPEGKLNFDSSFYFSRIFREKTGLRPTEYRKWNHHVL from the coding sequence TTGGTATTCCCAGAGGGAAAGCTAAACTTTGATTCCAGTTTCTATTTTTCAAGAATATTCAGGGAGAAGACGGGATTACGACCTACTGAGTATCGGAAGTGGAATCATCATGTTTTGTAG
- a CDS encoding glycosyl hydrolase → MKLEFLKPDDSYKPGVYWYFMDGNMTAETMTKDLESMKKVGIGNLIFLEVNVGIPRGKAKL, encoded by the coding sequence ATGAAATTGGAATTTTTGAAACCTGATGACAGTTACAAACCTGGGGTTTACTGGTATTTTATGGATGGCAATATGACTGCCGAAACCATGACTAAAGATTTAGAATCGATGAAAAAGGTTGGTATTGGGAATCTGATTTTTTTAGAAGTAAACGTTGGTATTCCCAGAGGGAAAGCTAAACTTTGA